The Thalassospira sp. ER-Se-21-Dark genome includes a region encoding these proteins:
- a CDS encoding substrate-binding domain-containing protein → MPRVRKQNETMSIARLAKHLGLSEGTVSRALNNYPDIAEKTVARVRKAADELGYRPSTTARRLARGVVETIGFVLPARDGHQIDPFLAEILDGLATELALSDWDLLVSAVPDGHDEVEVMDRLIQSGKVSGFVVARTKRHDPRIDFLRTSHIPFVAQGRTENCDDYAWLDIDNEKAFVDAVNYLVGLGHRKIAYLGGDPELNYAWQRRAGYLAATKAKGCDIAPGYMHDGITNELAAREAVLEILKLPDHPTAILCVTDAVAIGAIHALAHAGIDVGSEMSVIGFDGLPMGEAIHPGLTTMSQASYHIGREVGRIVVAQANKSNKANSPASEFSQILWEASLTVRGSANPPALKLAANAKGGIS, encoded by the coding sequence GTGCCGCGCGTTCGGAAGCAAAACGAAACCATGTCGATTGCCCGGCTGGCCAAACATCTTGGTTTGTCCGAGGGAACTGTTTCGCGCGCGCTCAACAATTACCCCGACATCGCCGAAAAAACCGTCGCCCGTGTCCGCAAGGCCGCCGATGAGCTGGGCTATCGCCCCTCGACCACCGCACGGCGTCTTGCCCGTGGCGTGGTGGAAACCATCGGCTTTGTCCTGCCCGCCCGCGACGGTCATCAGATTGATCCGTTTCTGGCCGAAATTCTCGACGGGCTTGCCACCGAACTGGCCCTGTCTGACTGGGATTTGCTGGTTTCCGCCGTCCCTGATGGTCATGACGAGGTCGAAGTCATGGACCGCCTGATCCAATCGGGCAAGGTCAGCGGCTTTGTTGTTGCCCGCACTAAACGCCATGATCCGCGCATCGATTTCCTGCGCACATCCCACATCCCGTTTGTCGCCCAAGGTCGCACCGAAAACTGCGACGATTACGCATGGCTTGATATCGACAATGAAAAGGCCTTTGTCGATGCGGTGAATTATCTGGTCGGCCTCGGCCATCGCAAGATCGCCTATCTCGGCGGCGATCCCGAGCTTAATTACGCCTGGCAACGGCGCGCGGGCTATCTTGCCGCGACCAAGGCCAAGGGCTGCGATATCGCGCCGGGCTACATGCATGACGGCATCACCAACGAACTTGCCGCCCGCGAAGCCGTTTTGGAAATTCTCAAACTCCCCGATCATCCGACCGCCATTCTGTGTGTCACCGATGCGGTTGCCATCGGCGCCATCCATGCGCTGGCCCATGCCGGTATAGATGTCGGATCGGAAATGTCCGTGATTGGTTTTGATGGCCTGCCGATGGGCGAGGCCATCCATCCCGGCCTGACCACCATGAGCCAGGCCAGCTATCATATCGGCCGTGAAGTCGGCCGGATCGTTGTTGCCCAGGCAAATAAGTCAAACAAGGCAAATTCGCCTGCATCCGAATTTTCCCAAATTCTGTGGGAAGCATCGCTGACCGTCCGTGGGTCAGCCAACCCGCCAGCACTGAAGCTGGCCGCCAATGCCAAGGGAGGCATCTCATGA
- the nspC gene encoding carboxynorspermidine decarboxylase, producing MPATPYYLIDKSKLKSNMEKIAYVREHSGAKALLALKCFATWSVFDFMSDYMDGTTSSSLYEVKLGRQKFGKETHAYSVAYSDDEIGEVIENADKIIFNSISQLTRFADQASGIVRGLRLNPQVSTSSFDLADPARPFSRLGEWDVAKVEAVMDRISGFMIHNNCENADFDLFDQMLGNIEEKFGSLLARVEWVSLGGGIHFTGDNYPLDKFCARLKAFSEKFGVQVYLEPGEASITKSTTLEVTVLDTLFNGKNLAIVDSSIEAHMLDLLIYRENAKVLPNTGDHSYMICGKSCLAGDVFGEFDFENEIKVGDRISIQDAAGYTMVKKNWFNGVGMPSIVIRELDGTERVVREFSFDDYVSSLS from the coding sequence ATGCCCGCAACGCCCTATTATCTGATCGACAAGTCCAAGCTTAAAAGCAACATGGAAAAGATCGCCTATGTGCGCGAACATTCCGGTGCCAAGGCGTTGCTTGCCCTTAAATGCTTTGCGACCTGGTCGGTGTTTGACTTCATGTCGGACTATATGGACGGCACCACGTCTTCGTCGCTCTATGAAGTCAAGCTGGGCCGCCAGAAATTTGGCAAGGAAACCCACGCCTATAGTGTCGCCTATTCCGACGATGAAATCGGCGAAGTCATCGAGAATGCCGACAAGATCATCTTCAATTCCATCAGCCAGCTGACCCGCTTTGCCGATCAGGCATCGGGCATTGTGCGTGGTTTGCGCCTGAACCCGCAGGTCTCGACCTCAAGCTTCGATCTGGCCGATCCGGCGCGTCCGTTCTCGCGTCTGGGCGAATGGGACGTCGCCAAGGTCGAAGCGGTGATGGACCGCATTTCCGGCTTCATGATCCACAATAACTGCGAAAATGCCGACTTTGATCTGTTTGATCAGATGCTGGGCAATATCGAGGAAAAGTTTGGCTCGCTTCTCGCGCGCGTTGAATGGGTCAGCCTCGGCGGCGGCATCCACTTCACCGGTGATAACTACCCGCTTGATAAATTCTGTGCCCGGCTCAAGGCATTCTCCGAGAAATTCGGTGTGCAGGTCTATCTTGAACCCGGCGAAGCATCGATCACCAAAAGCACCACCCTTGAGGTCACCGTGCTTGATACGCTGTTTAACGGCAAAAACCTTGCCATCGTCGATAGCTCGATCGAGGCGCACATGCTTGATCTTCTGATCTATCGCGAAAATGCCAAGGTCCTGCCGAACACGGGCGATCATTCCTACATGATTTGCGGCAAGTCCTGCCTTGCCGGCGACGTATTTGGCGAATTTGATTTCGAAAACGAGATCAAGGTCGGCGACCGTATCTCCATTCAGGATGCGGCCGGCTACACCATGGTGAAAAAGAACTGGTTTAACGGGGTCGGCATGCCGTCCATCGTGATCCGGGAACTCGACGGAACAGAGCGCGTTGTGCGTGAGTTCAGTTTTGACGACTACGTTTCGAGCCTTTCGTAA
- a CDS encoding saccharopine dehydrogenase family protein: MKKNVLIIGAGGVAQVVAHKCAQHNDVLGDIHIASRTASKCQSIIDSIHEKKNLKNPGVLEGHALDATDVDATAALIEKTGVKIVINVGSAFINMPVMSACIKTGVAYLDTAIHEEQDKICETPPWYANYEWKRRAECEAAGVTAILGVGFDPGVVNAYAKLAVEDYFDKIDSIDIIDINAGSHGKYFATNFDPEINFREFTGTVYSWQDSKWQSNKMFEIKKIWDMPVVGESQTFMTGHDEVHSLSQNLDVPNVRFWMGFGDHYVNVFTVLNNIGLLSEKPVTTAEGLEVVPLKVVKACLPDPSSLAPDYTGKTCIGDLVKGTKDGKETEVLIYNVADHKDAYNEVGSQGISYTAGVPPVAAAMLIATGEWDVKKMANVEELPSKPFLNLLNGMGLPTRIKDANGDRALDFS; encoded by the coding sequence ATGAAAAAGAATGTTCTGATTATCGGCGCAGGTGGCGTCGCCCAGGTCGTTGCACATAAATGCGCACAGCATAATGACGTGCTTGGCGATATTCATATCGCATCGCGCACGGCATCAAAGTGCCAGTCCATCATCGACAGCATCCACGAAAAGAAAAACCTTAAGAACCCAGGCGTTCTTGAAGGTCACGCCCTGGATGCGACCGACGTTGATGCCACTGCGGCCCTGATCGAAAAAACCGGCGTTAAAATCGTCATTAATGTCGGCTCTGCCTTTATCAACATGCCGGTCATGTCGGCCTGCATCAAAACCGGTGTCGCCTATCTCGATACCGCCATCCATGAAGAGCAGGACAAAATCTGCGAAACCCCGCCATGGTATGCCAACTATGAATGGAAACGCCGTGCCGAGTGCGAGGCGGCTGGCGTTACCGCCATTCTTGGCGTCGGCTTCGATCCGGGTGTTGTGAACGCCTATGCCAAACTGGCGGTCGAAGATTACTTCGATAAAATTGACTCGATCGACATCATCGACATCAATGCCGGCAGCCACGGCAAATACTTTGCCACCAACTTCGACCCGGAAATCAACTTCCGCGAATTCACCGGCACGGTCTATTCCTGGCAGGACAGCAAATGGCAGTCCAACAAGATGTTCGAGATCAAAAAGATCTGGGACATGCCGGTTGTCGGCGAAAGCCAGACCTTCATGACCGGCCATGACGAGGTCCATTCCCTGTCCCAGAACCTTGACGTGCCGAACGTCCGCTTCTGGATGGGCTTTGGCGATCACTACGTCAATGTCTTCACGGTCCTCAATAACATCGGCCTTCTGTCCGAAAAACCGGTCACCACCGCCGAGGGCCTCGAAGTCGTGCCGCTCAAGGTCGTCAAGGCCTGCCTGCCAGATCCAAGCTCCTTGGCACCGGACTATACCGGCAAGACCTGCATCGGCGATCTGGTCAAGGGTACGAAGGACGGCAAGGAAACCGAAGTCCTGATCTATAACGTGGCGGACCATAAGGACGCCTACAATGAAGTCGGAAGTCAGGGCATTTCCTACACCGCTGGTGTTCCGCCCGTCGCGGCTGCGATGCTGATCGCAACGGGTGAGTGGGATGTGAAAAAGATGGCAAACGTCGAAGAACTGCCATCCAAACCGTTCCTGAATTTGCTCAACGGCATGGGTCTCCCGACCCGCATCAAGGACGCCAATGGCGACCGTGCGCTCGACTTCTCCTAA
- a CDS encoding MFS transporter — protein MMTDQNAEINPNAIAQVKVLALLGAVLLVGANSFVLSPILSEVAGGLSTQPYHVAWAISAFGAATAVSALTLAGMIDRMSVGRVLGCAALLLAVAQVSSGLSQHWVWLCLSQALAGVAVGVLLPGSYATVTATAPKGREAARLGVVLTGWALSLVVAVPAAAFVTEHLGWRMVYFLMAGLSVLVAGILVMLLSDVRGGMSTRTSPLRAFRLPGVWQLLAVMLVYMTAFYGCFAFFGVGVRTAFDLSAQGSGMFVMAYGVGFGVMGFVLGVISPKITRGYLCLVLIAIATSYATWGLTLQSQVVAMAGTAVWGMLNQLGLNGLVVSLNQQAAEARGAVMGLNSAVTYSAVFAGPMIMGPIYAGFGFAAVAGLGSVLVMCGVIVRWRSA, from the coding sequence ATGATGACAGACCAAAATGCCGAGATTAATCCGAATGCCATTGCGCAAGTGAAGGTTCTGGCCCTGCTTGGGGCGGTGTTGCTTGTCGGGGCCAATTCATTTGTTTTAAGCCCGATCCTGTCAGAAGTGGCAGGCGGGCTTTCGACGCAGCCCTATCATGTGGCCTGGGCGATTTCGGCGTTCGGGGCGGCGACGGCGGTGTCGGCGCTGACCCTGGCCGGGATGATTGACCGGATGTCGGTCGGGCGTGTGTTGGGATGTGCGGCACTTCTTTTGGCGGTGGCGCAAGTTTCAAGCGGGCTCAGTCAGCATTGGGTTTGGCTGTGTCTGTCGCAGGCGCTGGCCGGGGTGGCCGTTGGTGTGTTGTTGCCGGGATCCTATGCCACGGTCACCGCCACGGCCCCCAAGGGGCGCGAGGCCGCGCGGCTTGGTGTGGTGCTGACCGGGTGGGCGTTGTCCCTGGTGGTGGCGGTGCCCGCCGCGGCGTTTGTCACCGAGCATCTGGGCTGGCGGATGGTTTATTTCCTGATGGCCGGTTTGTCGGTGCTGGTGGCTGGTATTCTGGTGATGTTGCTGTCGGATGTGCGCGGCGGGATGAGCACGCGGACATCGCCCTTGCGGGCATTCCGGCTGCCCGGTGTGTGGCAATTGCTGGCGGTGATGCTGGTTTATATGACCGCGTTTTACGGCTGTTTTGCATTTTTCGGGGTGGGTGTACGCACGGCCTTTGACCTGTCAGCACAGGGCAGCGGTATGTTTGTTATGGCCTATGGCGTGGGGTTTGGCGTCATGGGATTTGTTTTGGGTGTGATATCGCCCAAAATTACCCGTGGGTATTTGTGTCTGGTGTTGATCGCGATTGCGACAAGCTACGCCACCTGGGGATTGACCCTGCAAAGTCAGGTCGTTGCGATGGCCGGAACCGCTGTTTGGGGGATGCTTAATCAGCTTGGCCTTAACGGGCTGGTTGTTTCGTTAAACCAACAGGCCGCTGAGGCGCGCGGGGCGGTGATGGGGCTTAATAGTGCGGTGACCTATTCGGCGGTGTTTGCCGGACCGATGATCATGGGCCCGATTTATGCCGGGTTCGGCTTTGCCGCCGTGGCCGGGCTTGGATCGGTGCTGGTGATGTGCGGGGTGATCGTGCGGTGGCGAAGTGCGTGA